A genome region from Oncorhynchus gorbuscha isolate QuinsamMale2020 ecotype Even-year linkage group LG26, OgorEven_v1.0, whole genome shotgun sequence includes the following:
- the LOC124015102 gene encoding stromal cell-derived factor 1-like, whose translation MDVKVLAVLALLAVVMDVPPSTAKPISLVERCWCRSTLNTVPQRSIRELKFLHTPNCPFQVIAKLKNNREVCINPETKWLQTYLKNAINKVKKSRRRAQ comes from the exons ATGGATGTCAAAGTACTGGCTGTGTTGGCCCTACTGGCTGTGGTCATGGATGTACCTCCCTCTACGG CTAAGCCCATCAGCCTGGTAGAGAGGTGCTGGTGTCGCTCCACTCTGAACACCGTCCCTCAGAGGAGCATCAGAGAGCTCAAGTTCCTTCACACACCCAACTGCCCTTTCCAAGTCAT TGCCAAGCTGAAGAACAACAGGGAGGTCTGCATTAACCCCGAGACCAAATGGCTGCAGACGTACCTGAAGAATGCCATTAACAA ggtGAAGAAGTCCAGAAGACGTGCTCAGTAA